In Cryptococcus gattii WM276 chromosome A, complete sequence, one genomic interval encodes:
- a CDS encoding Membrane transport protein, putative (Similar to TIGR gene model, INSD accession AAW41008.1), with protein sequence MSSPNTTTTTSTRLPPSPVSSTIRAVSIVDSDPDHDHITRIPTSTSHRTADFGHPLERTVTASHRAVPDLAFPYLTTDTSRGGLTQEYRVETRAGFISADDVDRGLRPMRSRATTIHGDRFVLHDREKGGMGDKKLVTFLEGDPQNPRNWSKLYRWVITGIVSSAVIQVALSSAIVTGDFPDQEEYFGVSSEVIALTVSLTVCGFGTGPLLWSPLSELLGRRWLWAIPTAIYIIFNIPCALAPNIGCLLASRFLCGFFGSAPLTLAGGTIADVWGPDERGFAIAIFAAAPYTGPVIGPLIGGFIGKYAGWRWIYWVNMISAGVVWLASLIIPETFAPIILKKRAKGMRHDSQDDSYVTEQEIFRKPLNEIVIETLVRPFEMLATEPILLCMSLYISLVYGLLYAFFFSFPVVFNEDYGWDDAKTGLTFIPVFIGVGLALFVTPWLEKKYINKGDKAEPEDRLPGMLIGGPFVPISLFIFGWTSPPYVTPGGGSWVGPVSAGIPFGLGMVLVYFSANAYLIEAFPDYVASALAAKTVVRSAAGAAMPLFIPQMFHGLGNGGAASLLGGIAIIMACIPFAFAKWGKKIRARSKRAAL encoded by the exons ATGTCTTCACCCAACACGACTACTACTACCTCTACAAGGTTACCGCCTTCTCCAGTTTCTTCTACGATACGGGCCGTCTCTATAGTCGACAGCGACCCCGATCATGACCACATAACTAGAATTCCTACCAGCACTAGTCATAGAACAGCTGATTTTGGCCATCCCCTTGAGCGAACTGTGACAGCGAGCCATCGAGCTGTTCCAGACCTTGCCTTCCCGTATCTTACTACCGATACCTCTCGAGGTGGCTTGACTCAGGAATACCGGGTTGAGACACGAGCGGGCTTCATTTCTGCGGATGATGTCGATCGTGGACTTCGACCTATGCGCTCCCGAGCCACGACTATACATGGGGACCGGTTTGTTCTTCACGACAGGGAGAAGGGTGGTATGGGTGACAAAAAACTAGTTACCTTCCTAGAAGGTGATCCTCAGAACCCTAGAAATTGGAGCAAGTTATACCGATGGG TTATTACTGGCATCGTGTCCTCCGCTGTCATTCAAGTGGCTCTCTCTTCTGCTATCGTTACTGGTGACTTCCCTGACCAAGAAGAGTACTTTGGCGTTTCCTCAGAAGTAATTGCCCTCACTGTATCTTTAACTGTTTGCGGTTTCGG TACTGGTCCCTTGTTGTGGTCTCCACTTTCGGAACTGCTCGGTCGACGATGGCTTTGGGCCATTCCGACTGCCATTTATATCATTTTCAACATTCCATGCGCTCTCGCCCCAAATATTGGATGCCTTCTTGCCTCTCGATTCCTCTGTGGATTCTTTGGCTCGGCGCCTCTTACCCTAGCTGGCGGTACCATTGCGGATGTCTGGGGCCCTGACGAACGAG GCTTTGCCATCGCTATCTTTGCGGCTGCCCCTTATACTGGACCCGTGATTGGACCTCTGATAGGAGGGTTTATTGGCAAATATGCTGGTTGGAGGTGGATCTATTGGGTTAACATGATCTCTGCAGGCGTGGT CTGGCTCGCCTCCCTCATCATTCCAGAGACTTTTGCTCCTATTATATTGAAGAAGCGCGCTAAGGGGATGCGTCACGATTCTCAAGATGACTCTTACGTTACCGAACAAGAAATTTTCCGAAAGCCGTTGAACGAGATCGTTATCGAGACCCTCGTTCGACCCTTTG AAATGCTTGCAACGGAGCCCATCTTACTTTGCATGTCTCTCTATATCTCCCTTGTTTACGGTCTTCTCTACgccttctttttctccttccctGTCGTTTTCAACGAAGACTACGGATGGGACGACGCCAAGACCGGCCTTACTTTCATCCCTGTATTTATTGGTGTCGGCCTTGCCTTATTTGTGACCCCTTGGCTGGAAAAAAAATACATCAACAAAGGCGATAAAGCTGAGCCTGAAGATCGTCTTCCTGGTATGCTTATCGGTGGCCCCTTTGTCCCGATCTCTCTTTTTATCTTCGGCTGGACTTCCCCTCCATATGTCACTCCCGGTGGTGGTTCCTGGGTTGGTCCTGTTAGCGCCGGTATTCCTTTCGGGCTCGGAATG GTCTTAGTCTACTTTAGCGCCAACGCATATTTAATTGAAGCCTTCCCCGACTATGTTGCTAGTGCACTTGCTGCCAAGACTGTTGTACGATCTGCTGCAGGTGCTGCAATGCCCCTCTTCATTC CTCAAATGTTCCATGGTCTCGGTAACGGCGGGGCAGCTTCTCTTTTGGGTGGTATCGCCATCATTATGGCTTGTATCCCATTCGCATTTGCCAAATGGGGTAAAAAGATCCGAGCGAGATCGAAAAGGGCTGCTCTCTAG
- a CDS encoding Carnitine acetyltransferase, putative (Similar to TIGR gene model, INSD accession AAW41006.1) produces MPIRPSISAPRGLSQLKMPISVSKRTVTNKPLYASQSTIPHLPVPPLSSTLHKYLETLSPLLSQSDFSQSTSVVKAFAESDQAKVLQQRLKNRAQQKDSWLSEWWNETAYMGYRGRIIPNVSYFYIHKRGLGKGKSQEDRAAELVRATVEFKKLVDSELLEPEKIKGQPLCMASYRYLFNSARQPDSPSDFAKAYGPGNHHIVVLRNNRYFKVDTYGRGAKELAETFRKIKAIADRQPGLNVGVLTADNRDVWNSARKQLFSYSPTNKLTVETIDSAILLICLDSHPAPTTDDSRAWSFWAGGHDNQKDGRGFNRWFDKHEIIVDSQGESGFNGEHSMLDGTPTLRLNEFILASTDSNKIPLELDSSETSRRSTTEPEELKFELDDKLKQIVAQSKREFEEEMEKQDLKMVAFGEYGKNLIKTYRVSPDAWTQLIFQLAFYRLFQRLPVTYESCQTRKFLLGRTEVIRSASNEGKAWVEAMVNENFLGGDQGRERLFRKAVERHVQYAVWAADAQGVDRHLFGLKKLIAPGEPTPEIFSDPAFARSSHWELSTSNLGSRYLDGWGYGEVVEDGFGLSYSIEDDSLKWGITKKKGANGALASAAELGHALGAAAREMASMMERAKTAKTKA; encoded by the exons ATGCCTATCAGACCGAGTATCTCTGCCCCGCGAGGCCTCTCTCAACTCAAGATGCCTATCTCTGTCTCTAAACGGACAGTCACCAACAAACCTCTCTACGCATCCCAGTCTACTATCCCTCACCTCCCTGTACCACCCCTTTCGTCTACTCTGCACAAATATCTTGAGACCCTTTCCCCACTTCTTTCCCAGTCCGACTTCTCTCAATCGACCTCTGTGGTCAAGGCTTTTGCTGAGTCGGATCAGGCAAAAGTCCTCCAGCAACGGCTCAAAAACCGCGCCCAACAGAAAGACTCCTGGCTGAGCGAGTGGTGGAATGAGACGGCCTATATGGGCTACAGAGGTCGGATTATCCCGAACGTCAGCTACTTCTACATTCATAAGAGGGGACTGGGCAAGGGCAAGTCCCAAGAGGATAGAGCAGCCGAGCTTGTCAGGGCAACAGTAGAGTTCAAGAAGCTCGTTGATTCAGAGCTTTTAGAGCCTGAGAAGATCAAAGGCCAGCCTCTCTGTATGGCATCTTACAGATACCTCTTCAATTCTGCTCGACAACCCGATAGCCCTTCTGATTTTGCCAAAGCATACGGCCCTGGCAACCATCATATTGTCGTCTTGAGAAACAACCGCTACTTCAAGGTTGACACCTATGGACGAGGTGCGAAGGAGCTAGCCGAAACCTTCAGGAAAATCAAGGCTATTGCCGACAGGCAGCCAGGCCTTAATGTAGGTGTTTTGACCGCCGACAATCGTGATGTATGGAACTCCGCAAGGAAGCAACTTTTCTCATATTCCCCTACCAATAAACTCACTGTGGAGACGATTGACTCTGCAATCCTCTTGATCTGCCTTGACTCGCACCCTGCTCCAACTACAGATGACTCTCGTGCTTGGTCATTCTGGGCTGGCGGTCATGATAATCAAAAGGATGGCAGGGGTTTCAACAGGTGGTTTGACAAGCATGAGATTATTGTTGACAGTCAGGGGGAGAGCGGTTTCAACGGCGAAC ACTCAATGCTTGACGGGACACCCACTCTTCGTCTCAACGAATTTATCCTAGCCTCCACTGATTCGAACAAGATCCCACTTGAGCTCGACTCTTCCGAAACGAGCCGTCGTTCTACGACGGAGCCAGAGGAGCTCAAGTTTGAGCTAGATGACAAGCTTAAACAGATCGTTGCTCAATCAAAGAGAGAAtttgaggaggagatggaaaagCAGGATCTGAAG ATGGTTGCATTCGGAGAATACGGAAAAAATCTCATAAAGACTTATCGTGTTTCTCCTGACGCTTGGACACAACTCATATTCCAACTCGCATTTTATCGCCTCTTCCAGCGTCTGCCTGTTACGTACGAGTCTTGCCAGACAAGAAAATTCCTTTTAGGTCGAACTGAAGTCATTCGATCTGCATCAAACGAAGGCAAAGCGTGGGTTGAGGCAATGGTCAACGAAAACTTCCTTGGAGGAGATCAGGGTAGAGAAAGGTTGTTCAGAAAGGCCGTTGAAAGACATGTGCAGTATGCTGTTTGGGCAGCGGACGCTCAGGGCGTCGACCGTCATCTCTTCGGCTTGAAAAAGCTCATCGCCCCTGGCGAACCGACACCCGAAATCTTTTCCGACCCTGCCTTTGCCCGTTCCTCCCACTGGGAATTATCCACCTCTAATCTTGGCTCACGTTATCTCGACGGATGGGGCTATGGCGAAGTCGTAGAAGACGGTTTTGGGTTAAGTTACAGCATTGAGGATGACTCATTGAAGTGGGGTATTACCAAGAAGAAAGGAGCGAATGGTGCTCTTGCGAGTGCGGCCGAATTGGGTCATGCTTTGGGGGCGGCAGCGAGGGAAATGGCGTCAATGATGGAAAGGGCGAAGACCGCGAAAACCAAAGCGTAG